A region from the Tachysurus vachellii isolate PV-2020 chromosome 25, HZAU_Pvac_v1, whole genome shotgun sequence genome encodes:
- the stag1b gene encoding cohesin subunit SA-1 isoform X3, giving the protein MINSEFPILQDSSNESGQGDTVSLSLSVSELEDTGEGKGKKKRGRPGRPPAASKKARKSPVDKGGRRPNGMAQQNGDGGDPTTLFEVVKLGKSAMQSVVDDWIESYKQDRDMALLDLINFFIQCSGCKGTVRIEMFRNMQNAEIIRKMTEEFDEDSGDYPLTIAGPQWKKFRYNFCEFIGVLIRQCQYSIIYDEYMMDTVISLLTGLSDSQVRAFRHTSTLAAMKLMTALVNVALNLSINQDNTQRQYEAERNKVAGKRATDKLELLLEKRKELQENQDEIENMMNSIFKGIFVHRYRDAIAEIRAICIEEIGVWMKLYSDAFLNDSYLKYVGWTLHDRQGEVRLKCLKALQTLYTNRGLFPKLELFTNRFKDRIVSMTLDKEYDVAVEAIRLVTLILHGSEDALSNEDCENVYHLVYSAHRPVAVAAGEFLHRKLFSRHDPQAEEALAKRRGRNSPNGNLIRMLVLFFLESELHEHAAYLVDSLWDSSQELLKDWDCMIELLLEEPVQGEEVLGDRHESALIELMVCTIRQAAEAHPPVGRGTGKRVLTAKEKKTQIDDKNKLTEHFIIALPMLLSKYQADAEKVANLLQIPQYFELEVYSSGRMEKHLDALLKQIKLVVEKHTETEVLEACSKTYSILCSEEYTIMNRVDIARSQLIDELSDRFSHSVEDLLQEGDEADDDDIYSVLSSLKKLTAFHNAHDLTKWDLFKNCYRLLKMGIEQGSMPEQIAVQALQCSHYSILWQLVRITEGSPSKDDLLALRRVVKSFLAVCQQCLSNVNTPVKEQAFMLLCDLLMIFSHQLTTGSREALQPLVFNPDNTLQSELLSFVLDHVFIDQDDENQSMEGDEEDEANKIEALHKRRNLLAAFSKLIIYDIVDMPAAADIFKHYMKYYNDYGDIIKETLSKTRQTDKIQCAKTLILSLQQLFNELVQDQGPNLDRTSSHVSGIKELARRFALTFGLDQIKTREAVATLHKDGIDFAFKFPNPKGAEYPPPNLAFLEVLCEFSSKLLRQDKKTVHSYLEKFMTEYMMERREDVWLPLIAYRNSLLTGGDEDRMSVTTGSTTSRASTVRSKRGRPPLHKKRTDAADESVDSSWVMRNDSIQTPGGLQTPQLTSTVLRENPRQAAEHVPDQDSSEPGSEPDYIHNPQMQMSWLDQQKMEEVNRKERGGMNYMKARSGGVRQQVRGLMEDDAEPIFEDVMMSSRGQLEDMNEEFEDTMVIDLPPSRNRRERAELRPDFFDSTAIIEDDSGFGMQMF; this is encoded by the exons ATGATTAATTCAGAGTTCCCCATTTTACA GGACTCTTCTAATGAGTCTGGACAGGGAGACACAGTCAGTCTTAGTCTGAGTGTCAGTGAACTGGAAGACACTGGAGAAGGAAaagggaagaagaagagaggacGGCCAGGAAGACCCCCG GCAGCCAGTAAAAAAGCTCGTAAGTCTCCAGTGGATAAGGGTGGTAGGAGACCAAATGGCATGGCACAGCAGAACGGGGACGGAGGAGACCCCACTACACTGTTTGAGGTGGTCAAACTTGGCAAGAGTGCCATGCAG TCTGTTGTTGATGACTGGATCGAGTCATATAAACAGGACAGAGATATGGCTCTTCTGGATCTTATCAACTTTTTCATTCAGTGCTCTGGGTGTAAAG gTACCGTAAGAATTGAGATGTTTAGAAATATGCAGAATGCAGAAATTATCAGGAAGATGACGGAGGAGTTTGATGAG GACAGTGGTGATTACCCCCTCACCATCGCCGGGCCTCAGTGGAAGAAGTTCCGCTATAATTTCTGTGAGTTCATTGGTGTTCTGATCCGGCAGTGTCAGTACAGTATCATCTATGACGAGTACATGATGGACACGGTCATATCGCTCCTCACCGGCCTGTCCGACTCGCAGGTCCGAGCCTTCAGACACACCTCCACCCTCGCAG CAATGAAGCTCATGACAGCACTGGTGAATGTTGCGCTGAACCTCAGCATCAACCAGgacaacacacagagacagtacGAGGCAGAGCGTAACAAGGTTGCTGGTAAAAGGGCCACAGACAAACTGGAGCTTCTCCTGGAGAAGAGGAAGGAG CTGCAAGAGAACCAAGATGAGATTGAGAACATGATGAACTCCATCTTCAAAGGAATTTTTGTTCATCGTTACAG AGATGCTATTGCTGAGATCAGAGCTATCTGCATTGAGGAGATCGGGGTGTGGATGAAGCTATACAGTGATGCCTTTCTCAATGACAGCTATCTTAAATATGTGGGTTGGACATTACATGACCGA CAAGGAGAAGTCAGACTCAAGTGCCTCAAAGCACTTCAGACGCTCTACACAAACCGAGGCCTTTTCCCCAAACTGGAACTTTTCACTAATCGCTTTAAG GACCGTATTGTGTCCATGACGCTAGATAAAGAATATGATGTGGCAGTTGAGGCGATTCGGCTGGTCACTCTGATCCTTCA tggCAGCGAGGATGCTCTCTCAAATGAAGACTGTGAAAATGTCTATCACCTGGTTTACTCTGCCCATCGGCCTGTAGCCGTGGCTGCAGGAGAATTCCTCCATAGGAA GCTGTTCAGTCGACACGACCCACAGGCGGAGGAGGCTCTGGCTAAACGAAGAGGCAGGAACAGCCCTAATGGCAACCTCATCAGAATGCTGGTGCTCTTCTTCCTCGAGAGTGAG CTTCATGAGCATGCAGCATATCTTGTGGATAGTTTGTGGGATAGCTCTCAGGAGCTTCTGAAGGACTGGGATTGTATGATTGAGCTGTTGCTGGAGGAACCTGTACAGGGAGAGGAAG TGCTGGGAGACAGACACGAGAGTGCCCTGATCGAGTTAATGGTGTGCACCATTCGCCAGGCGGCCGAGGCTCATCCCCCTGTTGGCCGGGGAACAGGGAAGAGG GTTCTCACTGCTAAAGAGAAGAAAACTCAGATTGATGATAAGAACAAACTGACTGAGCACTTCATCATCGCATTGCCCATGTTGCTGTCAAAG TATCAGGCAGATGCTGAGAAAGTGGCTAACCTCCTGCAGATCCCTCAGTATTTTGAACTGGAGGTGTACAGTTCGGGCAGAATGGAAAAG CATCTAGATGCCCTACTGAAGCAGATCAAACTGGTGGTGGAgaagcacacagagacagaagttTTGGAGGCTTGCAGTAAGACTTACAGCATCCTGTGCAGTGAGGAGTACACCATCATGAACCGCGTGGACATTGCCCGCAGCCAGCTCATCGATGAGCTCTCCGACCGCTTCAGCCACTCTGTGGAGGACCTGCTGCAGGAG ggGGAtgaagctgatgatgatgacatcTACAGTGTTCTCTCATCCCTGAAGAAACTCACTGCTTTCCATAA TGCTCATGACCTAACAAAATGGGACTTGTTTAAAAACTGCTATCGGTTGCTAAAGATGGGAATAGAGCAGGGCTCGATGCCAGAGCAG ATTGCAGTGCAGGCTCTTCAATGTTCTCATTACTCCATCCTGTGGCAGCTGGTGCGCATCACTGAGGGATCACCATCCAAA GATGACCTTCTTGCTCTGAGAAGAGTGGTGAAGTCGTTCTTGGCCGTTTGTCAGCAGTGTCTGTCAAATGTGAACACTCCTGTCAAAGAACAG GCGTTCATGCTGCTGTGTGACTTGCTGATGATCTTCAGTCACCAGCTGACCACAGGGAGCAGAGAGGCATTGCAGCCACTGGTGTTTAATCCTGACAACACGCTGCAGAGTGAGCTGCTCAGCTTTGTCCTTGATCATGTCTTTATCGACCAGGATGATGAGAACCAGAGCATGG agggtgatgaggaagatgaagcAAATAAAATCGAGGCTTTGCATAAGAGGAGAAATCTGCTTGCTGCTTTCAGTAAGCTTATCATTTACGACATTGTGGACATGCCTGCAGCAGCAGACATCTTTAAACACTATATGAAG TACTATAATGATTATGGTGACATCATCAAGGAGACTCTGAGTAAGACCAGACAGACGGATAAGATCCAGTGTGCCAAAACACTTATACTCAGTTTGCAACAG CTCTTTAATGAGCTTGTGCAGGATCAGGGGCCAAATTTGGACCGAACCTCTTCCCATGTGAGTGGCATTAAAGAGCTGGCTCGACGTTTTGCTCTGACTTTTGGACTGGACCAAATCAAAACCAGAGAGGCTGTAGCAACTTTGCACAA ggatgGTATCGACTTTGCATTCAAGTTTCCGAACCCTAAAGGAGCAGAGTATCCTCCACCCAACCTGGCTTTCCTGGAAGTTTTGTGTGAATTCTCTTCTAAACTCCTCCGTCAGGATAAAAAGACTGT CCACTCATACCTGGAGAAGTTCATGACTGAGTACATGATGGAGCGAAGGGAGGACGTGTGGTTGCCGCTGATCGCCTACAGAAACTCTTTGTTAACGGGGGGTGATGAGGACCGCATGTCTGTGACAACAGGCAGCACAACAAGCCGAGCCAGCACTGTACGCAGCAAGAGGGGCCGACCGCCGCTACATAAGAAACGCACTGACG cagcagATGAGAGCGTGGACAGCTCATGGGTGATGCGTAACGACAGTATTCAGACTCCCGGAGGTCTGCAGACGCCACAGCTCACCTCCACGGTGTTGAGGGAAAACCCTCGCCAAGCAGCAGAACATGTCCCTGACCAGGACTCATCTGAGCCTGGCTCTGAACCAGACTACATTCACAA TCCACAGATGCAGATGTCATGGCTGGACCAGCAGAAGATGGAGGAGGTGAacaggaaagagagaggaggaatgAATTACATGAAGGCACGGAGTGGAGGCGTACGGCAACAAGT GCGAGGCTTAATGGAAGATGACGCAGAGCCCATCTTTGAGGATGTGATGATGTCCTCACGTGGACAGTTGGAGGACATGAATGAGGAGTTTGAAGACACCATGGTGATTGATCTG CCACCATCAAGAAACAGACGCGAAAGAGCTGAACTAAGACCAGACTTTTTTGACTCCACGGCAATTATAGAAGATGATTCG GGATTTGGCATGCAGATGTTTTGA
- the stag1b gene encoding cohesin subunit SA-1 isoform X5 — protein sequence MINSEFPILQDSSNESGQGDTVSLSLSVSELEDTGEGKGKKKRGRPGRPPAASKKARKSPVDKGGRRPNGMAQQNGDGGDPTTLFEVVKLGKSAMQSVVDDWIESYKQDRDMALLDLINFFIQCSGCKGTVRIEMFRNMQNAEIIRKMTEEFDEDSGDYPLTIAGPQWKKFRYNFCEFIGVLIRQCQYSIIYDEYMMDTVISLLTGLSDSQVRAFRHTSTLAAMKLMTALVNVALNLSINQDNTQRQYEAERNKVAGKRATDKLELLLEKRKELQENQDEIENMMNSIFKGIFVHRYRDAIAEIRAICIEEIGVWMKLYSDAFLNDSYLKYVGWTLHDRQGEVRLKCLKALQTLYTNRGLFPKLELFTNRFKDRIVSMTLDKEYDVAVEAIRLVTLILHGSEDALSNEDCENVYHLVYSAHRPVAVAAGEFLHRKLFSRHDPQAEEALAKRRGRNSPNGNLIRMLVLFFLESELHEHAAYLVDSLWDSSQELLKDWDCMIELLLEEPVQGEEVLGDRHESALIELMVCTIRQAAEAHPPVGRGTGKRVLTAKEKKTQIDDKNKLTEHFIIALPMLLSKYQADAEKVANLLQIPQYFELEVYSSGRMEKHLDALLKQIKLVVEKHTETEVLEACSKTYSILCSEEYTIMNRVDIARSQLIDELSDRFSHSVEDLLQEGDEADDDDIYSVLSSLKKLTAFHNAHDLTKWDLFKNCYRLLKMGIEQGSMPEQIAVQALQCSHYSILWQLVRITEGSPSKDDLLALRRVVKSFLAVCQQCLSNVNTPVKEQAFMLLCDLLMIFSHQLTTGSREALQPLVFNPDNTLQSELLSFVLDHVFIDQDDENQSMEGDEEDEANKIEALHKRRNLLAAFSKLIIYDIVDMPAAADIFKHYMKYYNDYGDIIKETLSKTRQTDKIQCAKTLILSLQQLFNELVQDQGPNLDRTSSHVSGIKELARRFALTFGLDQIKTREAVATLHKDGIDFAFKFPNPKGAEYPPPNLAFLEVLCEFSSKLLRQDKKTVHSYLEKFMTEYMMERREDVWLPLIAYRNSLLTGGDEDRMSVTTGSTTSRASTVRSKRGRPPLHKKRTDADESVDSSWVMRNDSIQTPGGLQTPQLTSTVLRENPRQAAEHVPDQDSSEPGSEPDYIHNPQMQMSWLDQQKMEEVNRKERGGMNYMKARSGGVRQQVRGLMEDDAEPIFEDVMMSSRGQLEDMNEEFEDTMVIDLPPSRNRRERAELRPDFFDSTAIIEDDSGFGMQMF from the exons ATGATTAATTCAGAGTTCCCCATTTTACA GGACTCTTCTAATGAGTCTGGACAGGGAGACACAGTCAGTCTTAGTCTGAGTGTCAGTGAACTGGAAGACACTGGAGAAGGAAaagggaagaagaagagaggacGGCCAGGAAGACCCCCG GCAGCCAGTAAAAAAGCTCGTAAGTCTCCAGTGGATAAGGGTGGTAGGAGACCAAATGGCATGGCACAGCAGAACGGGGACGGAGGAGACCCCACTACACTGTTTGAGGTGGTCAAACTTGGCAAGAGTGCCATGCAG TCTGTTGTTGATGACTGGATCGAGTCATATAAACAGGACAGAGATATGGCTCTTCTGGATCTTATCAACTTTTTCATTCAGTGCTCTGGGTGTAAAG gTACCGTAAGAATTGAGATGTTTAGAAATATGCAGAATGCAGAAATTATCAGGAAGATGACGGAGGAGTTTGATGAG GACAGTGGTGATTACCCCCTCACCATCGCCGGGCCTCAGTGGAAGAAGTTCCGCTATAATTTCTGTGAGTTCATTGGTGTTCTGATCCGGCAGTGTCAGTACAGTATCATCTATGACGAGTACATGATGGACACGGTCATATCGCTCCTCACCGGCCTGTCCGACTCGCAGGTCCGAGCCTTCAGACACACCTCCACCCTCGCAG CAATGAAGCTCATGACAGCACTGGTGAATGTTGCGCTGAACCTCAGCATCAACCAGgacaacacacagagacagtacGAGGCAGAGCGTAACAAGGTTGCTGGTAAAAGGGCCACAGACAAACTGGAGCTTCTCCTGGAGAAGAGGAAGGAG CTGCAAGAGAACCAAGATGAGATTGAGAACATGATGAACTCCATCTTCAAAGGAATTTTTGTTCATCGTTACAG AGATGCTATTGCTGAGATCAGAGCTATCTGCATTGAGGAGATCGGGGTGTGGATGAAGCTATACAGTGATGCCTTTCTCAATGACAGCTATCTTAAATATGTGGGTTGGACATTACATGACCGA CAAGGAGAAGTCAGACTCAAGTGCCTCAAAGCACTTCAGACGCTCTACACAAACCGAGGCCTTTTCCCCAAACTGGAACTTTTCACTAATCGCTTTAAG GACCGTATTGTGTCCATGACGCTAGATAAAGAATATGATGTGGCAGTTGAGGCGATTCGGCTGGTCACTCTGATCCTTCA tggCAGCGAGGATGCTCTCTCAAATGAAGACTGTGAAAATGTCTATCACCTGGTTTACTCTGCCCATCGGCCTGTAGCCGTGGCTGCAGGAGAATTCCTCCATAGGAA GCTGTTCAGTCGACACGACCCACAGGCGGAGGAGGCTCTGGCTAAACGAAGAGGCAGGAACAGCCCTAATGGCAACCTCATCAGAATGCTGGTGCTCTTCTTCCTCGAGAGTGAG CTTCATGAGCATGCAGCATATCTTGTGGATAGTTTGTGGGATAGCTCTCAGGAGCTTCTGAAGGACTGGGATTGTATGATTGAGCTGTTGCTGGAGGAACCTGTACAGGGAGAGGAAG TGCTGGGAGACAGACACGAGAGTGCCCTGATCGAGTTAATGGTGTGCACCATTCGCCAGGCGGCCGAGGCTCATCCCCCTGTTGGCCGGGGAACAGGGAAGAGG GTTCTCACTGCTAAAGAGAAGAAAACTCAGATTGATGATAAGAACAAACTGACTGAGCACTTCATCATCGCATTGCCCATGTTGCTGTCAAAG TATCAGGCAGATGCTGAGAAAGTGGCTAACCTCCTGCAGATCCCTCAGTATTTTGAACTGGAGGTGTACAGTTCGGGCAGAATGGAAAAG CATCTAGATGCCCTACTGAAGCAGATCAAACTGGTGGTGGAgaagcacacagagacagaagttTTGGAGGCTTGCAGTAAGACTTACAGCATCCTGTGCAGTGAGGAGTACACCATCATGAACCGCGTGGACATTGCCCGCAGCCAGCTCATCGATGAGCTCTCCGACCGCTTCAGCCACTCTGTGGAGGACCTGCTGCAGGAG ggGGAtgaagctgatgatgatgacatcTACAGTGTTCTCTCATCCCTGAAGAAACTCACTGCTTTCCATAA TGCTCATGACCTAACAAAATGGGACTTGTTTAAAAACTGCTATCGGTTGCTAAAGATGGGAATAGAGCAGGGCTCGATGCCAGAGCAG ATTGCAGTGCAGGCTCTTCAATGTTCTCATTACTCCATCCTGTGGCAGCTGGTGCGCATCACTGAGGGATCACCATCCAAA GATGACCTTCTTGCTCTGAGAAGAGTGGTGAAGTCGTTCTTGGCCGTTTGTCAGCAGTGTCTGTCAAATGTGAACACTCCTGTCAAAGAACAG GCGTTCATGCTGCTGTGTGACTTGCTGATGATCTTCAGTCACCAGCTGACCACAGGGAGCAGAGAGGCATTGCAGCCACTGGTGTTTAATCCTGACAACACGCTGCAGAGTGAGCTGCTCAGCTTTGTCCTTGATCATGTCTTTATCGACCAGGATGATGAGAACCAGAGCATGG agggtgatgaggaagatgaagcAAATAAAATCGAGGCTTTGCATAAGAGGAGAAATCTGCTTGCTGCTTTCAGTAAGCTTATCATTTACGACATTGTGGACATGCCTGCAGCAGCAGACATCTTTAAACACTATATGAAG TACTATAATGATTATGGTGACATCATCAAGGAGACTCTGAGTAAGACCAGACAGACGGATAAGATCCAGTGTGCCAAAACACTTATACTCAGTTTGCAACAG CTCTTTAATGAGCTTGTGCAGGATCAGGGGCCAAATTTGGACCGAACCTCTTCCCATGTGAGTGGCATTAAAGAGCTGGCTCGACGTTTTGCTCTGACTTTTGGACTGGACCAAATCAAAACCAGAGAGGCTGTAGCAACTTTGCACAA ggatgGTATCGACTTTGCATTCAAGTTTCCGAACCCTAAAGGAGCAGAGTATCCTCCACCCAACCTGGCTTTCCTGGAAGTTTTGTGTGAATTCTCTTCTAAACTCCTCCGTCAGGATAAAAAGACTGT CCACTCATACCTGGAGAAGTTCATGACTGAGTACATGATGGAGCGAAGGGAGGACGTGTGGTTGCCGCTGATCGCCTACAGAAACTCTTTGTTAACGGGGGGTGATGAGGACCGCATGTCTGTGACAACAGGCAGCACAACAAGCCGAGCCAGCACTGTACGCAGCAAGAGGGGCCGACCGCCGCTACATAAGAAACGCACTGACG cagATGAGAGCGTGGACAGCTCATGGGTGATGCGTAACGACAGTATTCAGACTCCCGGAGGTCTGCAGACGCCACAGCTCACCTCCACGGTGTTGAGGGAAAACCCTCGCCAAGCAGCAGAACATGTCCCTGACCAGGACTCATCTGAGCCTGGCTCTGAACCAGACTACATTCACAA TCCACAGATGCAGATGTCATGGCTGGACCAGCAGAAGATGGAGGAGGTGAacaggaaagagagaggaggaatgAATTACATGAAGGCACGGAGTGGAGGCGTACGGCAACAAGT GCGAGGCTTAATGGAAGATGACGCAGAGCCCATCTTTGAGGATGTGATGATGTCCTCACGTGGACAGTTGGAGGACATGAATGAGGAGTTTGAAGACACCATGGTGATTGATCTG CCACCATCAAGAAACAGACGCGAAAGAGCTGAACTAAGACCAGACTTTTTTGACTCCACGGCAATTATAGAAGATGATTCG GGATTTGGCATGCAGATGTTTTGA